The Streptomyces cynarae genome contains a region encoding:
- a CDS encoding DUF6082 family protein gives MVTQSSGIRGLGSLTRAKMAAAFGSMTGWGSRRHKRAALVEQHRLHFELLCKAMDDPALAAVLHTYDTDVPPDKQRQYLFANALYINALYYHRIGALSLNELYGHLRMICRNDIFREYWAATRRHRESLPASSEEARLGALMDDLVRDMDALIREQEDGEQWWVVGELPEE, from the coding sequence ATGGTCACACAGAGCTCCGGCATACGGGGGCTTGGCTCCCTCACCAGGGCGAAGATGGCAGCCGCCTTCGGCTCCATGACCGGTTGGGGCTCGCGCCGGCACAAACGCGCGGCGCTCGTGGAGCAACACCGGCTCCACTTCGAGTTGCTGTGCAAGGCCATGGACGACCCCGCGCTGGCAGCCGTCCTGCACACGTACGACACGGACGTCCCACCGGACAAGCAGCGCCAGTACCTCTTCGCCAACGCCCTCTACATCAACGCCCTGTATTACCACCGGATCGGGGCGCTGAGTCTCAACGAGCTGTACGGGCATCTTCGGATGATCTGCCGCAACGACATCTTCCGCGAGTACTGGGCGGCCACGCGCCGCCATCGCGAGAGCCTGCCCGCCTCGTCCGAGGAAGCCAGGCTCGGAGCGTTGATGGACGACCTGGTCCGCGACATGGACGCCCTGATCCGGGAGCAGGAGGACGGGGAGCAGTGGTGGGTGGTGGGGGAACTGCCAGAGGAGTGA
- a CDS encoding CobW family GTP-binding protein: MTQSSSPQQIPVVVLAGFLGSGKTTLLNHLLHHSGGSRIGAVVNDFGAIEIDAMAVAGALGDSTVSLGNGCLCCAVDASELDLYLDRLAQPSAGIDVIVIEASGLAEPRELVRMVLASEQPRVVYGGLVEVVDAVEFDATRERHPEVDRHLALADLVVVNKTDRAEDSERVLRVVRSLADRAAVVPAAYGRIDPEFLFDCRPAEERVGQLSFDDIPRQDEHGHDDAHHAHLHTAYDSLSFRSDVPLNPRRLLDFLDSRPEGLFRIKGYVDFGPADPHNRYALHAVGRFLRFYPEPWGTGDERLTQLVLIGSGIDTAALDKELQACTDDAPHADEHSMWGVLRYVQDKEAAAPQAEAPQGLGDLKG, encoded by the coding sequence GTGACCCAGTCGTCGAGTCCGCAGCAGATTCCGGTCGTCGTACTCGCCGGGTTTCTGGGTTCCGGCAAGACCACCCTGCTCAACCACCTCCTCCACCACAGCGGAGGCAGCCGCATCGGGGCGGTCGTCAATGACTTCGGGGCCATCGAGATCGACGCGATGGCCGTGGCCGGGGCGCTGGGGGACTCCACCGTCTCCCTCGGCAACGGATGCCTGTGCTGCGCCGTCGACGCGAGCGAACTCGACCTCTACCTCGACCGCCTCGCCCAGCCCTCCGCCGGCATCGACGTCATCGTCATCGAGGCCAGCGGACTCGCCGAACCGCGGGAACTGGTCCGCATGGTGCTGGCCAGCGAGCAGCCGCGCGTCGTCTACGGCGGGCTCGTCGAGGTCGTCGACGCCGTCGAGTTCGACGCCACCCGCGAGAGACATCCCGAGGTCGACCGCCATCTCGCCCTCGCCGACCTCGTCGTCGTCAACAAGACCGACCGAGCCGAGGACAGCGAGCGGGTCCTGCGGGTGGTGCGGTCGCTCGCCGACCGTGCCGCCGTCGTCCCGGCCGCCTACGGTCGCATCGACCCGGAGTTCCTCTTCGACTGCCGGCCGGCCGAGGAGCGCGTCGGGCAGCTGTCCTTCGACGACATCCCCCGACAGGACGAGCACGGGCACGACGATGCGCACCACGCCCATCTGCACACCGCGTACGACAGCCTGTCCTTCCGCTCCGACGTACCCCTGAACCCCCGTCGGCTGCTGGACTTCCTCGACAGCCGCCCCGAGGGCCTGTTCCGGATCAAGGGGTACGTCGACTTCGGCCCGGCGGATCCGCACAACCGGTACGCCCTGCACGCGGTGGGGCGGTTCCTGCGGTTCTACCCGGAGCCGTGGGGGACCGGCGACGAGCGGCTCACCCAGCTCGTCCTCATCGGGTCGGGCATCGACACCGCCGCCCTCGACAAGGAACTCCAGGCGTGCACGGACGACGCCCCGCACGCCGACGAGCACAGCATGTGGGGCGTCCTCCGCTACGTCCAGGACAAGGAGGCCGCGGCTCCTCAGGCCGAGGCCCCTCAGGGCCTCGGCGACCTCAAGGGCTGA
- a CDS encoding DNA gyrase/topoisomerase IV subunit A, with product MARRSTKTPPPDDSYEEKILDIDVVDEMQGSFLEYAYSVIYSRALPDARDGLKPVHRRIVYQMNEMGLRPDRGYVKCARVVGEVMGKLHPHGDASIYDALVRMAQPFSMRVPLVDGHGNFGSLGNDDPPAAMRYTECRMAEASGLMTESIDEDTVDFAPNYDGQEQEPVALPAAFPNLLVNGASGIAVGMATNMPPHNLREVIAAARHLIRYPNADLDALMKHVPGPDLPTGGRIVGLPGIRDAYETGRGTFRMRATVSVEDVTARRKGLVVTELPFTVGPEKVIAKIKDLVGSKKLQGIADVKDLTDREHGLRLVIEIKNGFVPEAVLEQLYKLTPMEESFGINNVALVDGQPLTLGLKELLEVYLDHRFDVVRRRSEFRRGKKRDRLHLVEGLLTALVDIDEVIRLIRSSDNSAQAKERLMERFSLSEIQTQYILDTPLRRLTKYDRIELEAEKDRLNTEIEELTRILESDAELRKLVSNELAAVAKKFGTDRRTVLLESSGVPAPTVPLQVEDAPCRVMLSSTGLLARTANNDPFEEDTDGRRAKHDVIVSVVPATARGEVGVVTSAGRLLRVNVIDLPQLPETATRASLSGGAPVSEFVSLTEDETVVCLTTLDESSQGLALGTEQGVVKRVVPDYPANKEELEVITLREGDRIVGAVELRTGEEDLVFITDDAQLLRYPASQVRPQGRPAGGMAGIKLTEGAKVISFTAVDPAADAVVFTVAGSRGTLDDSVQTTAKMTPFDQYPRKGRATGGVRCQRFLKGEDCLSFAWAGATPARAAQKNGTPAELPEIDPRRDGSGVSLPKTVAAVAGPV from the coding sequence ATGGCCCGCCGCAGCACGAAGACCCCGCCACCCGACGACTCGTACGAGGAGAAGATCCTCGACATCGACGTCGTGGACGAGATGCAGGGCTCCTTCCTCGAGTACGCGTACTCGGTCATCTACTCAAGGGCCCTGCCGGACGCCCGCGACGGCCTCAAGCCGGTGCACCGGCGGATCGTCTACCAGATGAACGAGATGGGCCTGCGCCCCGACCGCGGCTATGTGAAGTGCGCCCGCGTCGTCGGCGAGGTCATGGGTAAGTTGCATCCGCACGGCGACGCGTCGATCTACGACGCCCTGGTGCGCATGGCCCAGCCCTTCTCGATGCGCGTGCCGCTGGTCGACGGCCACGGCAACTTCGGCTCGCTGGGCAACGACGACCCGCCGGCCGCCATGCGGTACACCGAGTGCCGGATGGCCGAGGCGTCGGGTCTGATGACCGAGTCGATCGACGAGGACACGGTCGACTTCGCGCCCAACTACGACGGCCAGGAGCAGGAGCCGGTGGCCCTGCCCGCCGCCTTCCCGAACCTGCTGGTGAACGGCGCGTCGGGCATCGCGGTCGGCATGGCGACGAACATGCCGCCGCACAACCTGCGCGAGGTGATCGCGGCCGCCCGCCATCTGATCCGGTATCCGAACGCGGACCTGGACGCTCTGATGAAGCACGTCCCGGGCCCGGACCTGCCCACCGGCGGCCGGATCGTGGGGCTGCCCGGGATCCGCGACGCGTACGAGACGGGCCGCGGCACCTTCAGGATGCGGGCCACGGTCTCCGTGGAGGACGTGACGGCGCGCCGCAAGGGCCTCGTCGTCACCGAGCTTCCCTTCACGGTCGGCCCCGAGAAGGTGATCGCCAAGATCAAGGACCTGGTGGGCTCGAAGAAGCTCCAGGGCATCGCCGACGTCAAGGACCTCACCGACCGGGAGCACGGCCTGCGCCTGGTCATCGAGATCAAGAACGGCTTCGTGCCGGAGGCGGTCCTGGAGCAGCTCTACAAGCTGACGCCCATGGAGGAGTCCTTCGGCATCAACAACGTGGCCCTGGTCGACGGCCAGCCGCTGACGCTGGGCCTCAAGGAGCTCCTCGAGGTCTACCTGGACCACCGCTTCGACGTGGTCCGCCGCCGCTCGGAGTTCCGCCGCGGCAAGAAGCGCGACCGCCTCCACCTGGTCGAGGGTCTGCTGACGGCGCTGGTGGACATCGACGAGGTCATCCGTCTGATCCGCTCCAGCGACAACTCCGCGCAGGCCAAGGAGCGCCTGATGGAGCGCTTCTCGCTGAGCGAGATCCAGACGCAGTACATCCTCGACACGCCGCTGCGCCGTCTGACGAAGTACGACCGCATCGAGCTGGAGGCGGAGAAGGACCGGCTCAACACCGAGATCGAGGAGCTGACCCGGATCCTGGAGTCGGACGCGGAGCTGCGCAAGCTGGTCTCCAACGAACTGGCCGCGGTGGCCAAGAAGTTCGGCACCGACCGGCGCACGGTGCTGCTGGAGTCCTCCGGTGTCCCCGCCCCGACGGTTCCGCTGCAGGTCGAGGACGCCCCCTGCCGGGTGATGCTGTCGTCGACGGGCCTGCTGGCGCGCACGGCCAACAACGACCCCTTCGAGGAGGACACCGACGGCAGGCGCGCCAAGCACGACGTGATCGTCTCCGTCGTCCCGGCGACGGCGCGCGGTGAGGTGGGCGTGGTGACGTCCGCCGGGCGACTGCTGCGGGTGAACGTGATCGACCTTCCGCAGCTGCCGGAGACGGCGACGCGGGCGAGCCTGTCCGGGGGCGCGCCGGTCTCGGAGTTCGTCTCCCTGACGGAGGACGAGACGGTGGTGTGCCTGACGACGCTGGACGAGTCCTCCCAGGGCCTCGCGCTCGGCACGGAACAGGGCGTGGTCAAGCGCGTGGTCCCCGACTACCCGGCGAACAAGGAGGAGTTGGAGGTCATCACCCTCAGGGAGGGCGACCGGATCGTCGGTGCGGTCGAGCTGCGCACGGGCGAGGAGGACCTGGTCTTCATCACGGACGACGCCCAGTTGCTGCGCTACCCGGCCTCCCAGGTCCGCCCGCAGGGCCGTCCGGCGGGCGGCATGGCGGGCATCAAGCTGACCGAGGGCGCCAAGGTGATCTCGTTCACGGCGGTGGACCCGGCGGCCGACGCGGTGGTCTTCACGGTCGCCGGATCGCGCGGCACGCTGGACGACTCGGTGCAGACCACGGCCAAGATGACGCCGTTCGACCAGTACCCGCGCAAGGGCCGCGCCACGGGCGGTGTGCGCTGCCAGCGGTTCCTGAAGGGCGAGGACTGCCTGTCGTTCGCGTGGGCGGGCGCCACCCCGGCCCGGGCGGCGCAGAAGAACGGCACGCCGGCCGAGCTGCCCGAGATCGACCCGCGGCGCGACGGCTCGGGCGTGTCGCTTCCGAAGACGGTCGCGGCGGTGGCGGGACCGGTGTAG
- a CDS encoding M16 family metallopeptidase, whose protein sequence is MPMGHTATAEAGSGGLTATEHRLANGLRVVLSEDHLTPVAAVCLWYDVGSRHEVQGRTGLAHLFEHLMFQGSAQVKGNGHFELVQGAGGSLNGTTSFERTNYFETMPAHQLELALWLEADRMGSLLAALDDESMENQRDVVKNERRQRYDNVPYGTAFERLTALAYPEGHPYHHTPIGSMADLDAATLEDARAFFRTYYAPNNAVLSVVGDIDPQQTLAWIEKYFGSIPSHDGKPQPRDGSLPEVIGEQLREVVEEEVPARALMAAYRLPHDGTRACDAADVALTILGGGESSRLYNRLVRRDRTAVAAGFGLLRLAGAPSLGWLDVKTSGDVEVPVIEAAIDEELARFAERGPTAEEMERAQAQLEREWLDRLGTVAGRADELCRYAVLFGDPQLALTAVKRVLEVTAEEVQEIAKARLRPDNRAVLVYEPVAEEAGAPEAAETTDETEESAK, encoded by the coding sequence ATGCCCATGGGTCACACGGCCACAGCCGAGGCAGGCTCCGGGGGCCTGACAGCGACCGAGCACCGCTTGGCCAACGGCCTGCGCGTGGTGCTCTCCGAGGACCATCTGACCCCGGTCGCGGCGGTGTGCCTCTGGTACGACGTCGGCTCCCGCCACGAGGTTCAGGGGCGCACGGGTCTCGCCCACCTCTTCGAACACCTGATGTTCCAGGGCTCCGCCCAGGTCAAGGGCAACGGCCACTTCGAGCTGGTGCAGGGAGCGGGCGGCTCGCTCAACGGCACCACCAGCTTCGAGCGCACCAACTACTTCGAGACCATGCCCGCCCACCAGCTGGAGCTCGCCCTCTGGCTGGAGGCCGACCGCATGGGCTCCCTGCTCGCCGCGCTCGACGACGAGTCCATGGAGAACCAGCGGGACGTCGTGAAGAACGAGCGCCGCCAGCGCTACGACAACGTCCCCTACGGCACCGCCTTCGAGAGGCTGACCGCGCTCGCCTACCCGGAGGGCCACCCCTACCACCACACGCCGATCGGGTCGATGGCCGATCTGGACGCGGCGACCCTGGAGGACGCACGCGCGTTCTTCCGCACCTACTACGCACCGAACAACGCGGTGCTGTCCGTCGTCGGCGACATCGACCCCCAGCAGACCCTCGCCTGGATCGAGAAGTACTTCGGGTCCATCCCGTCCCACGACGGCAAGCCGCAGCCGCGCGACGGCTCGCTGCCCGAGGTCATCGGCGAGCAACTGCGCGAGGTCGTCGAGGAGGAGGTTCCGGCGCGCGCCCTGATGGCCGCCTACCGGCTGCCGCACGACGGCACACGCGCGTGCGACGCGGCCGACGTGGCGCTCACGATCCTCGGCGGCGGCGAGTCCTCCCGCCTGTACAACCGGCTCGTGCGGCGTGACCGCACCGCCGTCGCCGCCGGCTTCGGCCTGCTGCGGCTCGCCGGGGCGCCCTCGCTGGGGTGGCTGGACGTGAAGACCTCCGGCGACGTCGAGGTGCCCGTCATCGAGGCCGCCATCGACGAGGAACTCGCCCGGTTCGCCGAGCGGGGCCCGACGGCCGAGGAAATGGAGCGCGCCCAGGCGCAGTTGGAGCGCGAGTGGCTGGACCGGCTCGGCACGGTCGCGGGCCGCGCGGACGAACTGTGTCGGTACGCCGTGCTGTTCGGTGACCCCCAGCTCGCCCTGACCGCCGTGAAGCGCGTGCTCGAGGTCACCGCCGAGGAGGT